In Brassica napus cultivar Da-Ae unplaced genomic scaffold, Da-Ae ScsIHWf_170;HRSCAF=307, whole genome shotgun sequence, one DNA window encodes the following:
- the LOC125598463 gene encoding uncharacterized protein LOC125598463 — protein MTSPHLQLDDGDGPDPIQGEAHYFHTHVQDGDGPDPIQGEAHYLHNHDQEVSSRDYKVSASNAVVKGLRSRPPSSYSLKMESFNTLLKSKYSERYVSRPFSAAGYNWTLVVYPNGNKNDKGSGYLSLYAAIDNSTLAPHEEVYVDLRFYVFNKKEKKYFTIQDTDVWRYNNFKTMWGFSQVLPGYTFKSPYNGYLYDGDHCEFGVDVTTPTVFQTSELFTVANNFKTPTFTWRLLKFSTLLEDTYLSDTFSIGGRRWNIQVNPSGRDKGKGKALSMYLIVNHNEELRPFERIYVRAKLRVLNKFKFRNVERQIDNWFSRWETGRAYGWGSSEFVPLSNLKDSSKGFLVDDKLTVQVEIEAVSTTKYFPS, from the exons ATGACTTCACCACACTTGCAAT TGGACGATGGAGATGGACCAGACCCAATCCAGGGAGAAGCGCATTACTTTCACACACATGTTCAAGATGGAGATGGACCAGATCCAATCCAGGGAGAAGCCCATTACTTACATAACCATGACCAAGAGGTCTCATCACGTGACTATAAAGTCTCAGCTTCAAACGCAGTAGTGAAGGGTCTCAGAAGTCGTCCTCCATCTTCTTACTCTCTAAAGATGGAGTCGTTCAACACCCTACTTAAGTCAAAATACTCAGAGAGATATGTATCTCGTCCTTTCTCAGCCGCTGGCTATAACTGG ACACTTGTTGTGTACCCGAACGggaacaagaatgataaagGTTCAGGGTACCTCTCGCTTTACGCAGCCATAGACAACTCCACTCTCGCTCCACATGAAGAGGTTTACGTTGATCTCAGGTTTTACGTCTTCaacaagaaagagaagaagtacTTTACCATCCAAG ATACAGATGTTTGgagatataataatttcaaaacgATGTGGGGGTTCTCTCAGGTTCTCCCTGGTTATACATTTAAAAGCCCCTATAATGGATACCTCTATGATGGAGATCACTGCGAGTTTGGTGTTGATGTGACCACTCCCACTGTCTTTCAAACATCAGAACTTTTCACTGTTGCTAACAATTTCAAAACCCCGACATTTACCTGGAGACTTCTGAAGTTCTCCACGTTGCTCGAAGATACTTACTTGTCTGATACTTTCTCCATCGGAGGAAGACGTTG GAATATACAAGTGAATCCAAGTGGTCGTGACAAGGGAAAGGGAAAAGCTTTGTCCATGTATCTTATCGTTAATCATAACGAGGAACTCAGACCTTTTGAGAGGATTTATGTTCGTGCTAAGCTTCGGGTTCTTAACAAATTCAAATTCAGAAACGTTGAAAGGCAAA TTGATAACTGGTTCAGTCGTTGGGAAACTGGACGTGCTTATGGTTGGGGTTCTAGTGAATTTGTCCCTCTCTCTAATCTCAAAGATTCATCAAAGGGGTTTCTTGTGGATGATAAGTTGACTGTTCAAGTCGAAATTGAAGCCGTTTCTACAACCAAGTACTTTCCTAGTTAG
- the LOC125598464 gene encoding reactive Intermediate Deaminase A, chloroplastic-like: MTWSVFRSINSPTLDLSAALRSTRSPLFAAGAGCATLAGVSLFRMSSRSPPFASLSVSASASEKKEVVATEKAPAALGPYSQAIKANNLVFVSGVLGLIPETGKFVSDNVEDQTEQILKNMGEILKASGVDYSSVVKTTIMLADLGDFKKVNEIYAKYFPAPSPARSTYQVAALPLNAKIEIECIAAL, translated from the exons ATGACTTGGTCCGTCTTCAGATCCATAAACTCTCCAACTCTCGACCTCTCCGCCGCACTTCGCTCCACCCGCAGCCCTTTGTTCGCCGCCGGTGCAGGCTGCGCTACACTCGCTGGTGTTTCTCTCTTCCGAATGTCTTCCAGATCTCCTCCTTTCGCTTCTCTCAGTGTCTCAGCTTCTGCTTctg agAAGAAGGAAGTTGTGGCGACAGAGAAAGCACCAGCTGCTTTGGGACCATACTCTCAGGCCATCAAAGCCAACAATCTCGTTTTCGTTTCCGGTGTTCTTGGTCTTATACCTGAG ACTGGAAAGTTTGTTTCGGACAACGTTGAAGATCAGACTGAGCAG ATACTCAAGAACATGGGTGAGATACTGAAAGCTAGTGGTGTTGATTACTCCTCCGTGGTGAAGACAACGATCAT GCTTGCTGACTTAGGTGACTTCAAGAAAGTGAACGAGATTTACGCCAAAT ACTTCCCAGCTCCTTCACCAGCGCGATCGACATATCAAGTCGCAGCTTTGCCACTAAACGCCAAGATTGAGATTGAATGTATTGCAGCACTCTAG